From Juglans regia cultivar Chandler chromosome 8, Walnut 2.0, whole genome shotgun sequence, the proteins below share one genomic window:
- the LOC109018086 gene encoding sugar transporter ERD6-like 7, with amino-acid sequence MASDHHISKDFMICAGVSLAFIIGTILTWRALALTGLIPIVVLLLGLFLIPESPRWLVKKGREKEFEAALQKLRGKDVDISQEAVEIQDYIATLELLPKLTFLELFQRRYSRSVIIGVGLMVCQQFGGIHGICCYTGEIFESAGFSSSIGTMHVYRLPILSQFHQFLLYIGSFSAGMGAVPWVVMSEIFPINIKGRGGSLATQVNWFGAWLCSYTFNFLMSWSSYGTFILYGAINALAIVFVVTVVPETKGRTLEQIQAAINAA; translated from the exons ATGGCTTCTGATCATCATATTTCAAAAGAT TTCATGATCTGTGCTGGAGTGTCTCTTGCCTTCATTATTGGGACAATACTAACATGGAGGGCTTTAGCATTAACAG GTCTCATTCCCATCGTTGTTCTACTTTTGGGTCTCTTTCTTATTCCAGAGTCTCCCAGATGGTTG GTAAAGAAAGGGCGTGAAAAAGAGTTTGAAGCTGCACTTCAGAAACTTCGTGGCAAGGATGTTGATATTTCTCAGGAGGCAGTTGAAATTCAG GATTATATAGCAACTCTCGAACTACTCCCAAAACTCACATTTCTGGAATTGTTTCAAAGAAGATACTCGCGCTCAGTGATT ATAGGAGTTGGGTTGATGGTATGTCAACAATTTGGAGGAATCCATGGAATCTGCTGTTACACTGGAGAAATTTTTGAGTCAGCAG GCTTTTCTTCAAGCATTGGAACTATGCATGTCTACAGGTTACCAATTCTCTCTCAATTTCACCAGTTCCTT CTGTACATAGGATCCTTTTCTGCAGGAATGGGTGCAGTTCCTTGGGTTGTGATGTCAGAG ATTTTTCCTATCAATATTAAAGGGAGGGGTGGAAGCCTTGCTACCCAAGTCAACTGGTTTGGAGCATGGCTATGTTCCTACACTTTCAACTTTCTCATGAGCTGGAGCTCCTATG GTACCTTTATTCTTTATGGCGCAATCAATGCACTGGCTATAGTGTTTGTGGTCACAGTGGTACCTGAGACAAAGGGCAGAACTCTGGAACAGATCCAAGCAGCCATTAACGCAGCTTAA
- the LOC109018085 gene encoding LOW QUALITY PROTEIN: transcription termination factor MTERF4, chloroplastic-like (The sequence of the model RefSeq protein was modified relative to this genomic sequence to represent the inferred CDS: inserted 1 base in 1 codon; deleted 2 bases in 1 codon), with protein MQGTACWGRKQGGPSSLYSRPSLSEMKNERIANHARVYEFLRGIGIIPDELDGLELPVTAEVMRERVDFLHKLGLTIEDINNYLLILGCSVKKNMIPVLDYLGKLGVRKSSFTEFLRRYPQVLHASVVXDLAPVVKYLQGMDIKPNDIPRVLERYPEVLGFELEGTMSTSVAYLVGIGVARREIGGVLTRYPDISLLGMRVGRMIKPFVEYLEGLGIPRLAVARLIEKWPHITGFGLEERVKPNVESLLEFNVREALLPSVVAQYPEIIGLELKPKLFSQQSLLNSVIIIGPEDFGRVLEKMPQVVSLSNATVIKHVYFLKICGFSLEQVRTMVVGCPQLLALNLDIMKLNFDYYQMEMKRPLDDLVMFPAFFTYGLESTIKARHRVVAKKGLKCSLAWLLNCSDVKFDERMTYDTIDMEEMETEQSFDMNTLMEPRSDESAYDYDEDSEDDYL; from the exons ATGCAAGGTACTGCCTGTTGGGGTCGGAAACAAGGAGGTCCCTCATCCCTATATAGTCGTCCTAGTTTATCAGAAATGAAGAATGAGAGAATAGCAAATCATGCCAGGGTTTATGAGTTCTTGCGAGGAATTGGCATTATTCCTGATGAGCTTGACGGGTTGGAGCTTCCTGTGACAGCTGAGGTTATGAGGGAACGTGTAGATTTTCTTCACAAATTAGGGCTTACCATCGAAGACATCAACAACTATCTGCTTATTCTTGGTTGCagtgtaaagaaaaatatgattccTGTTCTTGATTACCTTGGAAAATTGGGTGTCAGGAAATCCAGTTTCACTGAGTTCTTGAGAAGATACCCTCAGGTTCTCCATGCTAGTGTTG GTGACCTTGCTCCAGTGGTCAAGTATCTTCAAGGGATGGATATCAAGCCTAACGATATTCCTCGAGTTCTTGAGAGATATCCCGAAGTGTTGGGATTCGAGCTTGAAGGGACCATGAGCACATCGGTGGCTTATTTGGTTGGAATTGGAGTTGCAAGAAGAGAAATTGGAGGGGTTTTAACCAGATACCCTGACATT AGCCTTTTAGGCATGCGAGTAGGCAGGATGATCAAACCTTTTGTGGAGTATCTGGAAGGCTTGGGCATTCCAAGATTAGCTGTAGCTAGACTGATAGAGAAGTGGCCTCACATCACGGGGTTTGGGTTGGAGGAGAGGGTAAAACCAAATGTGGAATCCCTTTTAGAGTTCAACGTTAGAGAAGCATTACTTCCTTCTGTAGTAGCACAGTATCCTGAGATTATAGGACTTGAGTTGAAACCGAAGCTTTTCAGTCAACAGAGTTTGCTTAATTCAGTCATTATTATTGGTCCTGAGGATTTCGGCCGAGTTCTTGAGAAGATGCCCCAGGTTGTTAGCCTCAGTAATGCAACTGTGATAAAGCATGTATATTTTCTAAAGATTTGTGGATTCTCCTTGGAACAAGTGAGGACGATGGTTGTCGGGTGTCCCCAACTGCTTGCTTTGAATCTTGATATCATGAAACTGAATTTTGATTACTACCAAATGGAGATGAAAAGGCCTTTGGATGACTTGGTTATGTTCCCTGCATTCTTTACATATGGTCTGGAGTCTACCATAAAAGCAAGACACAGAGTGGTTGCGAAGAAGGGGTTAAAATGTTCTCTTGCATGGCTTCTTAATTGCTCTGATGTGAAGTTTGATGAACGGATGACCTATGATACTATTGACATGGAGGAGATGGAAACAGAACAATCATTCGACATGAATACACTAATGGAACCAAGGAGTGATGAGTCAGCTTATGATTATGATGAGGACAGTGAGGATGACTATCTATAG